Proteins from one Fischerella sp. PCC 9605 genomic window:
- a CDS encoding aldehyde dehydrogenase family protein: MTTPLTCRNYIDGQWLSAASGATLESRNPANKHEVVATFPRSASVDVDTAVAAARQAYRSWRLVPAPARAEYIFKVGELLSKYKEELAQLMSREMGKPLTEARGDVQEGIDCAFYSAAEGRRLFGQTTPSEMPNKFAMTVRMPIGVCALITPWNFPIAIPCWKAMPALVCGNTIILKPAEDTPACATKLVEIFAEAGLPPGVINLVHGVGEEVGKALVAHAGVDLVSFTGSSETGAEVGATCGRTHKRVCLEMGGKNAQIVMEDADLELALDGAVWGAFGTTGQRCTATSRLILHRDIKEKFTAMFKERTSKLRLGVGTDPNTDVGPIINERQLQRVSKYLDIAREEGAIVLMGGEIASEGELQHGYFFQPTILDRVIPQMRVAQEEIFGPVVALIEVSSFDEAISVLNDTNYGLSSSIYTRDINRAFVAMRDLEAGITYINGPTIGAEVHLPFGGVKHTGNGHREAGTTALDIFTEWKTVYVDFSGSLQRAQIDNRE; this comes from the coding sequence ATGACCACTCCGCTCACTTGTCGCAATTACATCGATGGTCAATGGTTGAGTGCTGCTTCGGGAGCTACCTTAGAAAGCCGCAACCCTGCCAACAAGCATGAAGTTGTTGCTACCTTCCCGCGTTCCGCATCGGTTGATGTGGACACAGCAGTAGCCGCAGCCCGCCAAGCTTACCGCAGCTGGCGACTTGTACCCGCCCCAGCCAGAGCAGAATATATTTTTAAAGTCGGCGAACTATTGAGCAAATACAAAGAAGAACTTGCACAGTTAATGAGTCGAGAAATGGGTAAACCCCTGACAGAAGCACGGGGAGATGTGCAAGAAGGTATTGACTGTGCCTTTTATAGTGCTGCGGAAGGGCGGCGGTTATTTGGGCAAACTACACCGTCAGAAATGCCCAACAAATTCGCGATGACGGTACGAATGCCCATCGGTGTCTGCGCCCTCATTACTCCGTGGAACTTTCCAATTGCTATTCCCTGCTGGAAAGCTATGCCAGCTTTGGTGTGCGGCAATACCATCATTCTCAAACCAGCTGAAGATACCCCCGCCTGTGCAACAAAACTAGTAGAAATTTTTGCCGAAGCAGGTTTACCACCAGGGGTAATTAACTTGGTGCATGGTGTGGGTGAAGAAGTCGGGAAAGCCTTAGTTGCACATGCTGGCGTGGACTTAGTTTCGTTTACGGGTTCTTCCGAAACAGGTGCAGAAGTTGGCGCTACCTGCGGACGTACTCACAAGCGCGTATGTCTGGAAATGGGCGGTAAAAATGCTCAAATAGTCATGGAAGATGCAGACTTAGAACTTGCCCTTGATGGCGCAGTCTGGGGAGCATTCGGCACAACCGGACAACGATGCACTGCTACTAGTCGCCTGATCCTGCATCGGGATATCAAAGAAAAATTTACCGCTATGTTTAAAGAGCGTACCAGTAAGTTACGCTTGGGTGTTGGTACTGATCCTAATACTGATGTCGGGCCAATAATTAACGAAAGGCAACTGCAACGGGTAAGCAAGTATTTAGATATTGCTCGTGAGGAAGGAGCAATAGTATTAATGGGTGGGGAAATAGCTAGCGAGGGAGAACTACAACACGGTTACTTCTTTCAACCGACTATTCTCGATCGGGTAATACCCCAAATGCGGGTCGCCCAAGAAGAAATATTTGGGCCAGTGGTAGCATTAATTGAGGTTAGTAGTTTTGACGAAGCAATATCTGTCCTCAACGATACAAACTATGGTCTTTCTTCATCAATATATACTCGCGATATCAACCGTGCTTTTGTTGCTATGCGCGATCTTGAAGCGGGAATCACCTATATAAATGGCCCCACTATCGGAGCAGAGGTGCATTTACCCTTTGGCGGTGTCAAACATACTGGTAACGGACACCGAGAAGCAGGTACTACCGCTTTAGATATTTTCACCGAATGGAAGACTGTGTATGTAGACTTTTCGGGAAGTTTGCAACGAGCGCAAATTGACAATCGTGAATAA
- a CDS encoding ZIP family metal transporter, producing MESLVIGAIASLCAGLATVVGALPILLPINFTQRVQGIMLGFGGGVMLAATSFSLIVPGTEAAISQGASKPSAALIIVVGILLGGVFLQLVHKFLPHEHFFKGKENSRGSNLKRIWLFIAAITIHNFPEGLAVGVNFGNNNITDGIPVALGIGLQNIPEGLVVALSLVTEQYSAGYALWVSLLTGLVEPIGGLIGAGVVSIANFILPWAMAFAAGAMLFVISDEIIPESHRKGLEKEGTIGVMLGFVIMMFLDVALG from the coding sequence ATGGAAAGCCTTGTTATCGGTGCGATCGCCAGTTTATGTGCGGGACTTGCCACAGTAGTTGGTGCTTTACCGATTTTGTTACCAATCAATTTCACGCAGCGAGTGCAAGGAATAATGCTGGGGTTTGGTGGGGGAGTGATGTTAGCAGCGACATCGTTCTCGTTAATTGTACCGGGAACCGAAGCAGCTATTTCTCAAGGAGCATCGAAACCTAGTGCAGCTTTGATTATTGTTGTTGGCATACTGCTAGGCGGAGTGTTTTTGCAACTAGTGCATAAATTTTTACCTCACGAACACTTTTTCAAGGGTAAAGAAAATAGCCGTGGCAGTAATTTAAAGCGAATATGGCTATTTATTGCCGCAATTACTATTCACAACTTCCCTGAAGGATTGGCAGTAGGAGTGAATTTTGGCAACAACAATATTACAGATGGAATTCCCGTAGCGTTGGGTATTGGCTTGCAAAATATTCCAGAAGGTTTAGTAGTGGCATTATCTTTAGTAACCGAGCAATATTCAGCAGGTTATGCTTTGTGGGTTTCTCTACTTACGGGTTTAGTCGAACCAATTGGCGGTTTAATTGGTGCAGGAGTGGTAAGCATTGCCAATTTTATCTTGCCTTGGGCGATGGCATTTGCAGCCGGAGCAATGTTGTTTGTAATTAGTGATGAAATCATTCCCGAATCTCATCGCAAAGGATTAGAAAAAGAAGGAACTATCGGTGTGATGTTAGGCTTTGTAATCATGATGTTTTTGGATGTTGCCTTAGGGTAA
- a CDS encoding class I SAM-dependent methyltransferase has product MPQLYPGEVFANTTDFDIGIRQLLPRYDEMLEVIVRCVPSKSHRILELGCGTGELSLKILNYCPNTQVIALDYSPRMLQFAQDKIAQANYQTRWTGIEADFGEWANNPEKFGISEKFDACVSSLAIHHLNDEMKLKLFQQIRKTLHQDGCFWNADPIKPESPALAEIYQAMREEWATQQGTTLTEIRNKVGTSTNYGYSSQDQLATLEAHFKMLSQAGFETVAVPWKYYGLAVFGGWVSK; this is encoded by the coding sequence ATGCCACAGTTATATCCTGGAGAAGTTTTCGCCAACACTACTGATTTTGATATCGGTATTCGCCAACTTTTGCCTCGCTATGATGAAATGCTGGAGGTAATTGTTCGTTGTGTACCTTCTAAAAGTCATCGCATCTTAGAACTAGGCTGCGGTACGGGTGAACTTAGTCTCAAAATACTCAACTATTGCCCAAATACCCAAGTGATAGCTTTAGATTATTCACCGCGAATGCTGCAATTCGCCCAAGACAAGATTGCTCAAGCTAATTATCAAACACGCTGGACTGGCATTGAAGCAGATTTTGGCGAGTGGGCTAACAATCCAGAAAAATTTGGTATTAGTGAGAAATTCGATGCTTGCGTATCATCTTTAGCAATTCACCATCTCAACGATGAAATGAAGTTGAAGCTATTTCAGCAAATTCGTAAAACTTTGCATCAAGACGGTTGTTTTTGGAATGCAGACCCCATCAAGCCAGAATCACCAGCTTTAGCAGAAATTTACCAGGCAATGCGAGAGGAATGGGCAACTCAACAGGGAACTACCTTAACAGAAATTCGTAATAAAGTTGGCACAAGCACAAATTACGGATACTCTAGTCAAGATCAACTAGCTACCTTAGAAGCCCATTTCAAAATGCTATCTCAAGCAGGATTTGAGACAGTAGCAGTACCTTGGAAATATTACGGCTTAGCAGTTTTTGGTGGTTGGGTATCTAAGTAA
- the murG gene encoding undecaprenyldiphospho-muramoylpentapeptide beta-N-acetylglucosaminyltransferase has protein sequence MVNAPIRLLIAASGTGGHLFPAIALAQELPDYQIEWLGVPDRLETQLVPQQYKLNTISVEGFQKGFGISSLLTLGKLIGSVLQVRKLLQTGKFQGVFTTGGYIAGPAVIAARSLGIPVILHEANALPGKVTRFFGPWCSAVALGFEVAAKYLPRAKTIYTSTPVRSQFLEPGIEASLDLPIPENVPLIVVFGGSQGAVAINKLVRQCATAWFDAGAWVVHLTGDNDPEADSLKHPQYICLPFYNNMAALLRRANLAISRSGAGSLTELAVCGIPAILIPYPFAAEDHQTYNAQVFTSVDAALMFKQSELTAEKLQTEVLRLLQSPQELQAMGEKVKAIALADSAQKLAQLVREVVER, from the coding sequence ATGGTAAACGCACCGATAAGATTATTAATAGCTGCAAGTGGAACTGGCGGACATTTGTTTCCAGCGATCGCCTTAGCACAGGAATTACCTGATTATCAAATCGAATGGTTGGGAGTTCCCGACCGACTAGAAACTCAGCTTGTCCCCCAACAGTATAAATTGAATACTATTTCTGTTGAAGGGTTTCAAAAGGGTTTTGGTATCTCATCGCTACTGACTTTAGGTAAACTTATTGGTTCGGTTCTGCAAGTCAGAAAACTGTTACAAACAGGCAAATTTCAGGGAGTATTTACTACTGGAGGCTATATTGCCGGGCCTGCAGTAATTGCGGCGCGATCGCTGGGTATACCTGTAATTCTCCACGAAGCAAATGCCTTACCAGGGAAAGTCACGCGCTTTTTCGGCCCTTGGTGTAGTGCAGTGGCGCTGGGATTTGAAGTTGCTGCTAAATATTTACCGCGTGCTAAAACTATCTATACAAGTACGCCAGTGCGATCGCAATTTTTAGAACCAGGAATAGAAGCATCGCTGGATTTACCCATTCCTGAAAACGTTCCTTTAATCGTCGTTTTTGGTGGTAGTCAAGGCGCGGTGGCGATTAATAAATTGGTGCGCCAGTGTGCGACAGCTTGGTTTGATGCTGGTGCGTGGGTTGTGCATTTAACAGGAGATAACGATCCAGAAGCTGATAGCCTCAAGCATCCGCAGTATATTTGTTTGCCCTTTTATAACAACATGGCGGCGTTGCTGCGACGAGCAAATTTAGCCATTAGTCGTTCCGGCGCGGGTAGTTTAACAGAATTGGCGGTGTGTGGCATACCTGCAATTTTAATTCCCTATCCCTTTGCAGCCGAAGACCATCAAACTTACAATGCACAAGTGTTTACCTCAGTCGATGCGGCGTTAATGTTTAAACAGTCAGAGTTAACAGCCGAGAAGTTGCAAACAGAGGTTTTGCGCTTGTTGCAGTCACCACAAGAGTTACAGGCGATGGGAGAAAAAGTAAAAGCGATCGCACTAGCTGATAGTGCCCAGAAGTTGGCACAATTGGTGCGTGAGGTAGTGGAGAGGTAG
- a CDS encoding DUF364 domain-containing protein, whose amino-acid sequence MRVHPRQIYNLLLKSSHTNLLVREIIIGLTWTLCQADGIGLCMSPNQPTRTLPWSGTLVNMALADLAPWLQSWDSYQATVGMAAINAAINPSSPLVWKAKPLSPKGSANLAVFEHFLPLIRGKRVVVIGRYPGLSEYEQEIDLTVLERQPNTQDLPDTACEYLLPEADWVFLTATSIVNKTFPRLVDLSQNAKLVLMGPTVPWLPDLADMGIDYLAGVAVTHPEALRQTIAEGGGIRIFDTGVQYRLLEL is encoded by the coding sequence ATGAGAGTACACCCACGCCAAATCTATAATCTGCTGCTAAAGTCAAGCCATACGAATCTATTAGTACGAGAGATTATCATCGGGCTAACCTGGACATTGTGCCAAGCAGATGGGATTGGGTTGTGTATGAGTCCTAATCAACCAACGCGCACCTTACCCTGGTCAGGAACACTTGTGAATATGGCTTTAGCAGATTTAGCACCCTGGCTACAATCGTGGGATAGCTATCAAGCTACTGTTGGCATGGCAGCGATTAATGCTGCGATCAATCCATCTTCGCCACTTGTTTGGAAAGCAAAGCCGCTTTCACCTAAAGGTTCGGCGAATCTTGCTGTTTTTGAGCATTTTCTACCGTTGATTCGGGGGAAACGAGTAGTGGTAATTGGGCGCTATCCTGGGCTATCTGAGTATGAACAAGAAATAGACTTAACGGTACTCGAACGTCAACCGAATACCCAGGACTTACCCGATACCGCTTGTGAGTATCTTTTACCCGAAGCAGATTGGGTGTTTCTTACGGCAACCTCTATTGTAAATAAGACATTTCCGCGTTTGGTTGACTTATCGCAAAATGCGAAATTAGTATTGATGGGACCGACTGTACCTTGGTTGCCAGATTTAGCGGATATGGGGATCGATTATTTAGCAGGTGTTGCTGTCACCCATCCAGAGGCATTACGTCAGACAATAGCCGAGGGTGGAGGCATCAGAATTTTTGACACAGGGGTGCAATATCGGCTTCTAGAACTTTGA
- a CDS encoding transposase: MKHFIDSTPIEVCHRARAYSHKVFKGLVKWGKNSVMA, translated from the coding sequence GTGAAGCACTTTATAGATTCAACTCCTATTGAAGTTTGTCATCGAGCCAGGGCGTACTCACATAAAGTATTTAAAGGATTAGTCAAGTGGGGTAAAAATTCAGTAATGGCTTGA
- a CDS encoding sensor histidine kinase: MPPDYSSSSHHSDNIKNKHSSEPVSNSSKLCKNRFSQWLNNLKVGQKISFGYIVALGIAVVGTSTGIFVAERLQHNAWEQEDHSQEMIELLNRLQISVLQSRTHQQKLIPLIAQPEKFQQEYTYVLGHMATIKHNWSELKDFIDSDADEVNTKIVPRFLQTNIDVAEEYAQQLHKLVQQINLSKLKSPEEIEKARKLLLDFTNSPIAVKFDGISDELADLVKISYEEYRKAEDASRNSYVIFLLMIVGSMLFSVAIAAILATSTSRVITLPLEATTKVAQQATLEDNFDLQTSVTTNDELGILASSLNQLIQRVKELLQQQKLKNEYLQQTLQELQNTQAQLIQSEKMSSLGQLVAGVAHEINNPVSFIYGNLSYINEYTQNLLRLLQLYQQHYPNPSEEIQKEIEASELHFLTEDLTKLLTSMQVGTERIREIVLSLRNFSRLDEAEFKKVDIHEGIESTLMILQNRLKAVGKRPAIEIVKDYGQLPLVECYPGQLNQVFMNLLTNAIDALEESFVNRHLSLVHNSEQRTNDKGLMTTPQIRIRTKIQDNFVLIGIADNGPGISEKAQAKLFDPFFTTKPVGKGTGLGLSISYQIITKKHGGKLYCDSTPGKGAEFVIEILITHKYCATVYKEIGMPL; this comes from the coding sequence ATGCCACCAGATTACTCATCCTCATCACATCATTCAGATAATATTAAGAACAAACACTCTTCAGAGCCTGTATCAAATAGCTCGAAGCTTTGCAAAAATAGGTTTAGTCAGTGGCTGAACAATCTCAAAGTTGGTCAAAAGATTAGCTTTGGGTATATAGTGGCGCTAGGTATTGCCGTTGTTGGCACGAGTACTGGAATTTTCGTTGCTGAACGCCTACAACACAATGCTTGGGAGCAAGAAGATCATTCCCAGGAAATGATAGAACTGCTCAATCGCCTGCAAATTAGTGTTCTTCAGTCACGCACGCACCAACAAAAGCTCATTCCTCTCATCGCACAGCCAGAAAAGTTTCAGCAGGAATATACCTATGTGCTTGGGCATATGGCTACCATCAAGCACAACTGGTCTGAACTTAAGGATTTTATAGACTCGGACGCAGACGAAGTAAATACTAAAATTGTTCCCCGTTTTTTACAAACCAATATAGATGTTGCGGAGGAATACGCCCAACAACTACACAAGCTAGTACAACAGATTAATTTATCCAAACTCAAGTCGCCAGAGGAAATCGAGAAAGCTAGAAAATTACTCTTGGATTTCACAAATAGCCCTATAGCCGTCAAATTTGATGGTATTTCTGATGAACTAGCTGATTTAGTCAAAATTTCCTATGAGGAATACAGGAAAGCAGAAGATGCTTCCAGAAATTCATATGTGATTTTCTTGCTGATGATTGTGGGAAGTATGCTGTTTTCAGTGGCGATCGCCGCAATCTTAGCCACCTCCACCAGTCGTGTAATTACCCTTCCGTTAGAAGCCACAACCAAGGTAGCCCAGCAAGCTACCTTGGAAGATAATTTTGACCTGCAAACCTCCGTCACAACAAATGATGAACTGGGGATATTAGCATCTTCTTTGAACCAGCTGATCCAACGAGTTAAGGAACTATTACAACAGCAAAAGTTGAAAAATGAATATCTTCAACAAACCTTGCAAGAACTACAAAATACTCAAGCACAGCTGATTCAAAGCGAGAAAATGTCTAGCCTTGGTCAACTGGTTGCAGGAGTAGCACATGAAATTAATAACCCCGTCAGCTTTATTTATGGCAACCTCAGTTACATTAATGAATATACTCAAAATTTACTGCGACTACTGCAACTTTATCAGCAGCACTATCCTAATCCTTCCGAAGAAATCCAAAAAGAAATTGAGGCGAGTGAGCTTCATTTTCTCACCGAAGACCTGACAAAACTACTCACATCCATGCAAGTTGGAACGGAACGCATTCGGGAAATAGTGCTGTCGCTACGAAATTTCTCGCGCCTAGATGAAGCAGAATTCAAAAAAGTGGACATCCACGAAGGCATCGAGAGTACCTTGATGATTTTACAAAATCGTTTAAAGGCAGTAGGTAAACGCCCAGCTATTGAAATTGTCAAAGACTACGGTCAATTGCCCTTAGTTGAATGCTATCCAGGTCAACTCAATCAGGTATTTATGAATTTGCTGACAAATGCGATCGATGCTTTGGAAGAGTCATTTGTCAATCGTCATTTGTCATTGGTACACAACTCTGAACAAAGAACTAATGACAAAGGACTAATGACAACCCCGCAGATTCGCATCCGCACCAAAATTCAAGATAATTTCGTGTTAATCGGCATTGCCGACAATGGCCCGGGGATAAGTGAGAAAGCGCAAGCGAAACTATTCGACCCCTTTTTCACTACAAAACCTGTGGGCAAAGGCACTGGCTTGGGATTATCTATCAGTTACCAAATTATTACTAAAAAACATGGTGGGAAATTATACTGTGATTCCACACCAGGGAAAGGGGCAGAATTTGTCATCGAGATTCTCATAACACATAAATATTGCGCTACTGTTTATAAAGAAATTGGGATGCCCCTATGA
- a CDS encoding acetyl ornithine aminotransferase family protein: protein MLSISINRHLPRSPRLITSLPGPRARDIVERDRAVTSPSYTRDYPLVVARGEGCMVEDVDGNVFLDMTAGIAVTATGHAHPEVVQAVQEQAAKLLHMSGTDFYYEPMVELAEKLASRAPLPRNARVFFTNSGAESNEGAIKLARYYTGRSLIIAFLGAFHGRTYGAMSLTGSKAVQRANFGPLLPGVTHIPYGTHASLDYLEKQLFPAMLTPQEVAAIVVEPIQGEGGYIVPEDGFLQRIRQICDRYGILMVVDEVQSGMGRTGRMFAIEHWDVMPDIITTAKGIASGLPLGAILARPEIMTWPPGSHATTFGGNPVACAAGLATLQLLESGLMTNAAKMGELLQAGLVRLHEQFPRVSLPRGKGLMVAIDLFDDEGNYDPKLRDRILQEAFLHGLLLLGCGKAAIRFCPPLVIDSDQIQIALNIIKVVLSNLDC, encoded by the coding sequence ATGTTAAGTATCTCTATTAACAGGCATTTACCACGATCGCCACGTTTAATTACTTCTTTACCAGGGCCGCGTGCTAGAGACATTGTCGAACGCGATCGCGCTGTCACTTCCCCTTCCTATACCCGTGACTATCCCTTAGTTGTGGCTCGTGGTGAGGGCTGTATGGTGGAAGATGTAGACGGCAATGTCTTTTTAGATATGACGGCGGGAATTGCTGTTACTGCCACAGGACACGCTCATCCGGAAGTTGTGCAGGCTGTGCAAGAGCAAGCTGCCAAGTTACTGCACATGTCGGGTACTGATTTTTACTATGAACCAATGGTGGAATTGGCGGAAAAGTTAGCTTCTCGTGCTCCTTTACCCCGTAATGCCAGAGTATTTTTTACCAATTCAGGTGCGGAATCTAATGAAGGTGCAATCAAACTGGCGAGATACTATACCGGACGTTCCCTAATTATTGCCTTTTTGGGAGCATTCCACGGACGCACATATGGAGCAATGTCTCTAACTGGTTCCAAAGCAGTGCAAAGAGCAAATTTTGGCCCTTTGCTTCCGGGGGTGACACATATTCCTTATGGCACTCACGCCAGTCTCGATTACCTAGAAAAACAGCTATTTCCGGCGATGCTAACACCACAAGAGGTAGCAGCAATTGTAGTTGAGCCAATTCAAGGCGAAGGTGGTTATATTGTGCCAGAGGATGGGTTTTTACAACGCATTCGCCAAATATGCGATCGCTATGGCATCCTCATGGTGGTGGATGAAGTGCAATCTGGAATGGGGCGTACCGGTCGGATGTTTGCAATTGAACATTGGGATGTCATGCCCGATATTATTACTACTGCCAAAGGAATTGCTAGTGGTTTACCTCTAGGAGCAATTCTCGCACGACCGGAAATCATGACCTGGCCGCCTGGTTCCCATGCTACCACCTTCGGCGGCAATCCCGTTGCTTGTGCTGCTGGGCTTGCGACTCTGCAACTACTAGAAAGCGGTTTGATGACAAACGCTGCCAAAATGGGGGAATTATTGCAAGCTGGTTTGGTGCGCTTGCATGAGCAGTTTCCCAGAGTTTCGCTACCGCGTGGTAAAGGTTTGATGGTGGCGATAGATTTATTTGATGATGAAGGTAATTACGATCCTAAATTGCGCGATCGCATTCTTCAAGAGGCTTTCTTGCATGGTTTATTGTTGCTTGGTTGTGGAAAAGCAGCAATTCGCTTTTGTCCACCGTTAGTTATTGATAGTGACCAAATTCAAATTGCCTTAAATATTATTAAGGTTGTGTTAAGTAATCTGGATTGCTAA
- a CDS encoding SDR family oxidoreductase produces the protein MLSVQNQIVFITGASSGIGAACAKIFAGAGAKLILAARRQERLQELADSLVETRHGASLHGASGQIHLLQLDVRDRSAVESAISHLPPSWSDIDILINNAGLSRGLDKLHEASFQDWEEMIDTNIKGLLYLTRYVVPGMVNRDRGHVVNIGSIAGHQTYPGGNVYCGTKAAVKSISEGLKQDLLGTSIRVTSVDPGMVETEFSEVRFHGDTERADKVYQGLTPLTADDVADVVFFCVTRAAHVNINEVILMPVDQASTTLVNRRS, from the coding sequence ATGCTTTCTGTACAAAATCAAATCGTTTTTATTACTGGTGCAAGCAGTGGTATCGGTGCTGCTTGTGCCAAAATATTTGCTGGTGCTGGTGCGAAATTAATTTTGGCAGCGCGGCGTCAAGAACGTTTGCAAGAGTTGGCAGACAGTCTTGTAGAGACGCGCCATGGCGCGTCTCTACATGGCGCGTCTGGTCAGATTCATTTGTTACAGTTAGATGTGCGCGATCGCTCTGCCGTAGAATCAGCTATTTCTCACCTGCCTCCCTCTTGGTCTGACATTGATATTCTCATCAACAATGCAGGTTTAAGTCGGGGTTTAGATAAACTTCACGAAGCCAGTTTCCAAGACTGGGAAGAAATGATTGATACCAATATCAAGGGTTTACTCTACCTCACCCGTTATGTTGTTCCTGGTATGGTGAATCGCGATCGCGGTCATGTGGTCAATATTGGTTCAATCGCCGGACATCAAACCTATCCTGGAGGTAACGTTTACTGTGGTACGAAAGCAGCGGTTAAATCCATTTCTGAAGGTTTAAAACAAGATTTGTTAGGAACGTCTATCAGAGTGACTTCTGTTGACCCTGGTATGGTAGAAACGGAATTTAGCGAGGTGCGCTTTCACGGTGATACAGAACGTGCCGACAAGGTTTACCAAGGACTCACTCCTCTTACCGCAGATGATGTGGCTGATGTAGTGTTTTTCTGTGTCACTCGAGCAGCACATGTAAATATCAATGAAGTAATCCTGATGCCAGTAGATCAAGCCAGCACAACCCTAGTAAATCGGCGCAGTTGA
- a CDS encoding DUF6737 family protein: protein MSEKPVSPWQFKPWWCQPWSILLTGVTLIGSSWLIFKTVWLTVLISIPVLVWMGFFLLIWPQLIIRSGILDSYQLPTDES from the coding sequence ATGTCTGAAAAACCTGTAAGTCCTTGGCAATTTAAACCTTGGTGGTGTCAGCCGTGGTCTATCCTACTCACAGGAGTAACGCTAATTGGTAGTAGCTGGTTAATATTTAAGACTGTTTGGTTAACAGTTCTGATCTCGATTCCTGTACTTGTATGGATGGGCTTTTTCTTATTAATTTGGCCGCAACTGATAATTCGCAGTGGTATTTTAGATTCCTATCAGTTGCCAACAGATGAAAGTTAA
- a CDS encoding DUF1338 domain-containing protein: MKRLLANYLWELLWQEYSTRVSYARTYAQMITNAGGTVANDHIAFRSLRMTVDSPQGKVNLGIEYLGKLAEALGYEAAGEYTFNETHVYARHYRHPQQEEFDLPKLFISELIVDELPKEIIQLIHETVGGVNLLNFSAIMDTFKHDTQRLAKELKKIFTRPWEPPHISVVEKVNKATQYGAWVLLHGYAVNHFTGYINRQNTTEYPDIDITARSLAQLGVPMKAEIEGDVACGLRQTATQAVTEIVTVLEDTTDTEIQIPWTYAYYEIAQRYMVEEEPGKQVLFDAFLGKNAQQLFEMTRLQ; this comes from the coding sequence ATGAAGCGCTTACTTGCTAATTATCTTTGGGAATTACTTTGGCAAGAATACAGCACCAGGGTAAGTTACGCCCGTACCTACGCACAAATGATAACTAATGCGGGTGGAACTGTTGCCAACGATCATATTGCTTTTCGATCTCTACGTATGACCGTGGATAGCCCACAAGGTAAGGTTAACCTGGGGATTGAGTATCTAGGAAAACTTGCTGAGGCTCTTGGTTACGAGGCGGCAGGAGAATATACTTTTAATGAAACCCATGTTTACGCCCGTCATTATCGCCATCCCCAACAAGAAGAATTTGACTTGCCTAAGTTATTTATTAGTGAATTGATTGTGGATGAATTGCCGAAAGAAATTATCCAACTCATCCACGAAACTGTAGGTGGCGTAAATTTGCTGAATTTCTCAGCAATAATGGATACTTTTAAACATGATACTCAACGCCTTGCCAAGGAACTCAAGAAAATTTTTACTCGTCCTTGGGAACCACCTCATATTTCTGTAGTGGAAAAAGTTAATAAAGCCACTCAGTATGGCGCTTGGGTACTGCTGCACGGTTACGCCGTCAACCACTTCACAGGCTACATCAACCGTCAAAACACAACAGAATATCCAGATATTGATATTACTGCTCGTAGTTTAGCTCAGCTGGGTGTACCGATGAAAGCAGAGATTGAAGGGGATGTCGCCTGTGGTTTGCGACAAACAGCGACGCAAGCAGTTACAGAGATTGTCACAGTGTTAGAAGATACCACTGATACAGAAATTCAAATTCCGTGGACATATGCTTATTACGAAATTGCCCAGCGCTACATGGTTGAAGAAGAACCGGGTAAGCAAGTTTTGTTTGATGCTTTCTTAGGGAAGAATGCTCAGCAGTTGTTTGAAATGACACGCTTACAGTAA